The Solanum dulcamara chromosome 6, daSolDulc1.2, whole genome shotgun sequence genome contains the following window.
ggtatcgAGGGAGATTGTTTGTTCAAAGTGTTAATGGAATCcgagagagaatcatggcagaagcccataattctaggtattccatccatccaagttctacaaaaatgtactgcaacttgagagaagtatactggtagagtggaatgaagagagatataacaGAGATTGTGTCCAAATGCCCAAACttccaacaagtcaaagttgagcatcaaaagctTTATGGAGTAGCCCAGAATATTGAGATTCcataatggaagtgggaaatgataaatatggacttaACTACAGGTCTACTATAGTCCCGTAGACAACAttactctatttgggtgattattcaCAAGATGACCAAATTAGCTCATTTCTTATcagttaagactacgaacatcACAGAGGAGTATGCCAGATTATATCTTcaagagattgttagactgcatggagttcctttgacTATCATCTCAGATAAGGAAGTTCAGTTCactgctcaattttggaagtcattccacaaaggtttgggttcaagagtggacCTTAGTACTGATTTTCCTCCACAGACAGAATGCCAGGTAGAACGTatgatacagactttggaggatatgttgagagcctgtttcattgatttcaaaggtaattaggatgatcatttaccttttattgagtttgcatacaataatagctttcatTTGAGAATTCAAATGGGTCcctatgaagctctgtatgagAGGAGATATAAATCACCAATTGGTTGATTCGAGGTTgatgaagctgagttgattcgACCAGAatttgttcatcaagctataGAGAAAGTAAAGATCATCCAGTAGAGGTTGAAAGCTGCACAGAGTCCCCAAAAATCCTACattgatgttaggaggagagatttagagttcgaagtgcACGATTGAGTATACTTGAACGTTTCACCTATTAAGGGTGTGATGATATttagaaagaaagggaagcttagtccctctacattggtccttaccatattGTGAAGAGGGTGGGTAACATAGCCTATGAATTGATGTTAGTAATTATTCATCCTATGTTTCACATCTTTATGCTTAaaaagtgtttgggagatcctttacTTGTTTTCCTGATGAGAGCATTGGGGCAAAAGAGAGCTTGAGCTATGATGAGAATCCAGTTCAAATCCTTGATCGTCAGGTTTGCAAATTGAGAACCAAGGAGGTAGCGTCCATCAAAGTTCTATGGAAAAATCAGTTAATTGAAaaagctacatgggaagctaaagaggatatgaaacctggataccctcatctattcatgcctccTAATGATGATGTTTATGGTAATGTccttttttcctatattttgatTTGAAGTTCATTCCGAGTTTGAGTATATGATGAGTATTTTTGAGTCTGAGTAGTTGATTGTTCGGATGTTTGATTATTGAGTTCTTGATTGTATTTGTGCCTTGACTAAACCCTTAGCTTGGTATTCATTCAAAgaagaatgatcccaagggggatatattgtaaCTCCCCATGTTATTTTAGTCTAGACTAAGTTTGAGAACCTTGCAAAAAGTTGAGAAAGATTGAGGAAATTGATTGTGCTAGTTGCTATGAGTTAacctacgacttgtagaagATTGTATGAATCGTAGGAGGTACTCCTACGGTCAGCACTAAAGAGGGAAAATTTGGTTAAATGTGAAGGGGGTTTACACCTTACGACTCGTAAGGATGTTGACGACCCATGGAAATAATTCGTAGAGCCTTtgccaaaattctgaaaatataAGTCTCAGTACTTTTGTTACGAGTCAACAGGACGACCCATAGAAATGATTATGAGTCATAAAAAAGACTCATAGAAAAACTCCAGAGACTTAGTTTCTCAGAGTTTTAAAATCGTGCAggacgagtcatttctacgacttgtCAAGAAGTCTATGACTCAGAGACATGAGTCATAAAACCCCAATCCTTCCTTCAGTCCAATCCTATGATTGGtcttctatgacccgtagaagttTTTTAAAGTCGTATAATGACCCGTAGATGCTAGAGTCAGTTTATTTTAAAGCGTATTCTAGTCTTTTCCCactttttccaaaataaaaccTCAacgttttgggactattttgagcAGCTTAACAGTACCCTATTTTCTTATATCCTCATAAACACTTAGATTTATTTAAGGGAAAatattggagaagagaaagagctagggttcaaggtttcaAATGAAGTCTTCGCGTTTCAATTGTTACTTtgatttcaagtatgtaaggctaaccataATGCGGATTGATCTCATCCACGTGTCCTAAATCTTTAGTTTTCTTAGTTGAGATGAGTTTCAAAGTTCCATGAATcgagttcttgaattatctatcattcctattcgtatataaatttcattgtgttgttatacatatattatgatattcGTTGATGAGTTTGTTAAATTGAATCTTGTTGAGAGTGTGGGTTCgtgttgcattcacatgaatcctaattgagatttcattgtACATTATGCATTGACAAAGTTTTAAAGAACGAGTTGTGAAcattttgcattaaatattttatgcatttattttgagtttaaagaataacAAGTGTCATCTTTGATTAAAAAAGAGTTTGAGTATGAGCTAAGAAATCTCCTGAGTAGCATCTTAAGCATGAGCATTTgaagtataaatgagttgatcAACATTTTATTTAAATGCCTATTTTGAAATTGAGTCGGGAtgtcaaattatatttttatcttaaatacattctttgagttggagatgagttgagttttgagctaagtccaaaagagactaaacgagtattttactcacttggtGTATATGAacataataaagtattttgggagtagtattgagcaccaatatagggtgagcccataaactacgtagctagcGTAAGATAGATGTCATGCCTCTCAAATCCTAAAATAATGGTCTATGATTGATTTtgcatccattgagttgagcgtcctttaccctggcaagataTTGGATGATTGTGGCAATGACAACTCTTAAGCATTGTaccatcactagctcataactGATGGTTGTCGGTTGGAGAATCTCCCACAAAGTAAACTATCATACTTTTTATATGGAGTTATATCTTTTATTGCATACTATTTAAAGCATTATATTATTCTACTTCATGCATTAGTGGGTTGAGCTATTTCCAGAATTGAGTcctatgagttgagttgagtaagtttcctttcagccattttacatactcgtatatttcatgtactgacttAAATTGGcctacattattttatgatacagatacaggagatagaggtcctcaacaggtgcatcgttgaagacTAGATCCAACTCAGCTTTTGGTGGGACCTCCTTTCATTCAGAGGgtttcatatttatttccttcatttttCATTCTGTTGATAGTCATTTGAGGTAGCCTTGGACTTGTCTTGGCGCCTCTCTAGTAttgagttagaggcttcatagacagagtcagAGTTGAGTTAGGTAGGTTTATTtcagagttttttttttaaaaaacataatttcattattgagtaTATGACATTGAGTCTCTTCATGCTTGAGTATTTTTCAGCATATTAGTTCATTATTCGTGATGTTTTTGAGTGCCCACTTGAGCTATTTCTCTTTTAAGTTATATTAAACCTTCCGCTGAGAGTTTGCATGTGTGATTGGGCGAAAACGTTCGCTTGTGGACCAACAATGGCCTTctagtgccggccacgtctagggtaccctcttgcaTCATGACATCAACCTATAAAAAGAAAGTATGGTTAACATGGAGTAGAAGAATTAGGCCAATCTCTACAATATGcctatgttttatttttgaaacaCCATTTTGTTCAGGTGTATGAGGACATGAGATATGCCTAACAATACCACAATCTTCCAAATGTTTAACGAAGTCTTCTTTGATGAACTCACCACCTCTATCTGCATACTGGTATATCTTAATCTctttagaaaattattttcccACCATTTTCTAGAATTTAACAAATACTTTAAAAAATTCAAGCTTATTTTTAAGTGGATAAAGCCAAGTATATATTGTGTGATCATCTGCAAACACTACATAATATCGCACATGTTGAGAGGATTCAATCGGATGAATTTTCAATAAATGTTCCTTCTCAATTTTATTTCTCAAGCCAAATGAAAGTTTACTACTTTTGCCCAACTGGCAACTAGAACATAAGGCATTCTATTCCAACTACTAACATTGATGCAACTATTACTATTCAAAACTTTTAATGACTTCAAACTACGTTTTCCTAATCTAGTATGCCACACGTTCTCTGATGTGTTCCAAACGTGTGCAGCAGTAAAAACATAGAGATTTTTATCTTCCAAAGCATAAAGTCCACTCCTTTTATATCCCTTGGCCAATAGTGTCCTTGTCTTCTTATCCTTTATAACAAAATCAGTTTCATCAAATTCAAGAGTGCAATAATTATCCTTTGCAAGTTTACTAACTGAGAGTAGATTCTTAGTAATCTTAGGGACTACAAGGACTTCTTGTAATTTCATCCCTGATCTAGTTGCATTCCCAACATGTGTTATGTCTAGTCGTGATACATTCCCAACAATGATTTTATCTGGTCCATTGTAGTGTTTAAGATCAGGTAGAATACTTGAGTTATGTTTCACATGACTACTTGCTCCTGACTCTACATACAGAGTGTCATTAGTAGCAGATGCATTCTGTAGGTTTACAACAACCAATGCTTGTGGTAGTTCATCTGCAGATTGATAAGAGTAGTCCCATATGTAAAAACTCTTAAGAGAAGTATGGTTATTTTTACCACATATTTGACATGACTCAGTACTATTCCTATCCTTATTTCCATTTGGGAACTTTGGGTGTTTTGAGAACCTGTTCCTTGTGCAGTAGGTTTGAAGCgtctttttttgaaattgaagtTGTTGTTTCCTTTTCCACGAGAGTAGTTTCCTCTCCCCCTTCCCATTTGAGCAGAGAATGCCATGTTACAGTTCTGTTGTGGCACCTCTTCTTCATCCTCCCTCATATAAAAACCCTGAGAGCATTAGTAAATTGATTAAGGGTGGGTTATGGTGACTTACTTAGCATGAAAGTCCTTAAGGTCTTGTACTTGAGACCTAAGCCTCTAGCTAAATTGATTACTTTGCTATCTTCATCTACATGTTTCTGAATGGCTGCAAGGCCATCACATATACCTTTGAATACCTTAATgtattcatcaatcattttgGTTCCTAGCCTAACAAAAGTGTTGAAATTTCTACAGTATTTACGAATGTTTTCTTTTAAAAGGGCTTTATGTTATGAAAACCATTTCATCTTaatacatatttcatatatatataatatgtatgtGTCAAAGTCATATGTCATGTAGAGTTGGATCGCTCGTTCATGTTATGGCACGGAGAGCCAGTCAGCCCAAACCAAAGTATGAAGTCTGACAATTAAAATCCAAGTATATAGCATCAGCCCATATCTAACAGTCCTTATAAAGATACGGAATGTTCAAATGAAGGAACATCAAGCATTTACAAGGAAGATAATCAACTTTCAGATTAATTGATTGTACTTACAAAGATACGGAAAGTTCAAATGAAGGAACTTCAATATACAAGGAAGTTAACCAACTTTCAGATTAATTGATTGTACTTCTTCATCTTTCCAAAGAACATGAGAATTATCAAAATGAACTTTCCCGTATTACTCCATTTTCCAGCAAATCCATATGTAGCATCCTTGCAATGGCCATCTGGTTTTATTTGCCTTGCACAACTATAGCCTATTGACATTCCAACATTCCCATATGCACTGCAAAATTATCATTATATGTATGAGTTGGAACGAAAATCATCTTGGTTATAATATTATGGCACAATACTCATTCCTAAAGTATCAGGAGTCTTAGTTATTCCTCAGCTTTACTCCTAGATGTTGATGTAGCAAATTGAGTGGCTATACATTCTCTTTTTGGCATGTGGGGATATACTCACTTTTAAAATCTACTCCCAAATAGGCTATTTTTCAACTGTTAATCCTTTAAAATGTTGAAGAAGCTATCACATCCAAAGTTGAAGGACATAAATACCAAATAACACCAAGTTAAATGTCACGTTTATATATTATCCCTTTAATAAAAAAGAAACGGTCAAAATGTCAATTAATATGAAGAAAAAGATGTCTTCAACTCACCTGATGACTTCAAAGACAATGTTGAGTACATTGAAGTTCAGTGGATCATATTTCATCTTGTCTTTCTCCACAACACAAATAAGAATGGTAAAAATGACCAAACAAGAAGGTTGGGAGAATGATATGTATTCCATCAAGCTTCCCCCTTTTCTCATCTTCATTTTTTCTGACTTCTCTTCATAATTGTCAACAGGCAAAAAAGTAGTATAGGGTGATACATACCTGCAGTGACAAACCAAATGTAATAAAACATCCATTGCAAttcttacatttttattttataatagaaagCTTTAGATATTCATTAACAAAATATTGTGTATAACTATATATAATAGAGAAGTAATAATGTTCCACTATGATATTCTCCTTTCTCGAACTCTACGCATAGCGGAATCTTTAGTGCACCGAGCTGCCCTTTTATGATATTCTTCCTCTATGTCTCAATTCATGTGATGGTAGGCGTTTGGCAGGGTACACTTTAGTTTAAGAAAAAACGAAGATTTTTGAAgcttataatttaaaataagccAGAGAGATATTTGTGTGACCATAGATCAACTGATTAAGTGCAAAGtggatattttaaaattaagatattacttagtataaaaataaagtGGCAATAAGCACCTTCTTACTCAAAAtcaattttcttccttttttattACGCCTAGTCAGGGGCGGGTCTATGTATATTAGAGAGGGTGTCACGCCATTCAGTGATTTTCGTTGAAATtctgtatatacatatatatttgtatatatatattttaagaaaatgtataaatattaagCATGATACACTTAGAAATAGTGAGACTTGTGGTGCAAGTGGTTAAAGCTAAGGTTTATTGTCTTAGTGACGCAAGTTTGAGCCTTTCTATGCGGCTGCATTTTCTTAAAACTTGTTTTACCAAGCATGTACCACAGAACATGCCTAAATTTTCTATGCAATTCGCTAATAAATATTAAGCGCTGATGCTTTTGTCATGAATCCCTGTTTAAAATAACGGGACACTCAGAAATTCAAAATCTTGAGTCCCCTGCTCGTAGTAGTTTAATTAGTTTCTATTTTTATCTAGAAGGGTGAAGGAGAGGTCAAGGAAAGAGTTGGACCTACAATTGAGAGCCTAATAGATTCAACTGGCTAAGGATTGTGTGTGGTACAAAATTTGTGGCTCAAATGTAGAATAAAGCGGATCATGAATTTTGCTAGTGGAGTATGAACTATGAAAATATGGATTCTCTCTTAATGTTACAACAAATGCTAGGCAGCCTGTACACCAATTAAAGTGTCGAAGAACAAAGTGTGTACACGTAAGTTGCATGTGCTTGTATCACAGCCATGGTCCAATTAACACTCCAAACCAACAGCTACAAAACAATGAATTActttttctcttcaattttttaCTTGacacaaatttttttaaaaaaggagttagacttttaaaatttataatctaaaataaattaaaccttatatatttatgtgattataaaCTACTTTCATTAAAGATTAAaagagaaatttgaaaaatgaaGTTGTTTCTAACTATGTGACATTATTTGTACGCcactaaaaaaaatagaagaagaacaaaaattgTAGAATACTTACATCATTATGGTGAACAATACTAAGATTGCTGGAGTTAAAGTTGAAAGATCAAATACAGATAGACCAGTATGCCTTGTATTCACAACCTCAAACAAAGATCCCACAATCTTTTCATAACTACTCAATCCAGCAGTGGCTTCCGAATTCCATTCCAATGAATAAAACACTACAAATTGCACTACTATTAATCCCACAACAGTAATTGCAATAGCAATTGTTTCAAAACTTGGAAAAATATGTGAATATCCAACACGTTTCGAGTTCTTCAAAATATACACAAATTCATGCCTCTTAGTAATTTTCCATAAAAACAAAATAGCGAGGCGTAAACAAGGAGCAAACAAAGTGTTTCCAAGAAGGACTTGAGGTATAAGAATGAGGAGAAGGCCTggatttttcttgaaaacaaTCATGTTTTCGTTTGTAGGGACAAAACCACCATTTGCAAATGTTGAAACAGTGATAAATATTGAAAAAGTATTTACGTTAAGGCCTTTTTCTATAAGGATTTGTTTCGCGCTTGGAATGATTGTTATATAGAGAAAAACTAACGAAGaaccaagaagaagaagaacaaaaatatatgcAAAGACAACGTAACTCAACAATCTTATCGATTTCATCTTGATAATTTCATCGTGATCACGACTATCCTCGAGAGGGTTTATTATTACATTTCCTAGCTCATAATCTTTGCTACTAAAAGAGTcatctttgttttctttcttgaaGAGTTGAAGTCTAAGAAAAGAAGTAAAAGCTTCCCCACCAAGAAACATCAAGATGGCCATGAAAACAAGTTGGACATTTGAGAAAACTTCCATTTCAACAGTGGACATACTAGAAACTGTGATAGAAGAAACAGAAGTGAAAAATACATCTAGGTTTTGAGGACGAAATAGCGGTAGAGTTCTAGGTTTTGAAACGTAATTCAAAGCTAAGAAACCTAAAAATGAAAGGATCATGAAATATCCTAATTCTAACCAAAATGGTTTTACCCTAAGACTCATACTTTTAAAGAAAGACAATGAAAGTGGCTTCGTTGGCATTGCTTATCAATTTGCCTGCCTCTTTTAAGTTTTACTATAGTCAAGGGTTCAATTTATAGTAAGAATTGTGAAGTAGTGGAGTTTCCTGTACTAGATCCCTTGATGGGTTAGCTTTAAATTAACCCCAACAACAGTTAGTGTATCAAAAGGAGTTGGAATATAATAAttcttggcaaatgatcatGATATTTTACTGTacaaattttcttatttattttcttgtatttgcataatatatatattattttaaaaatatttatatgtaatttaataaaatactatTATCTTGGTGAGAGGATGCGGGAGTGGAGCTTAAAGTGGGGCATTGGGTGGGTCGGGGGGAGATGGAAATGGATGGACACGCCTTAAGAGTGATACTGATCGATTGAAATGATTCTAGCCCACATCTTATTATAGTGGATTTGTCAATTATTTGATACTACGTGATTTTTCGTTAAGGTGTCACCATTTTATTAGCAGTAATGCTTTCGTGAGGTGATGGCCAATCAATGGGGCGGTGAAGATATGTAGTAGTAGCTAATGCTTGGAAATTGACTCAAGATTGAATCCAAATGTAACACAAATTCCAACACCATTTCCTTTCTTACGTGAGATTTTGGAAGATTAATCCAATTTGAATAGTGACAACCATGCATGCACATGATAAAGGAGGAAAATGAACATGTGGCCAATACAACAGGATATCCGGAAGCCACAAAGAGGATCAAAATAGAATTTACCAGACATGGATATTCTTGGTGACTATTAAATTATTGGGTAATTAAGAGGTTACCCATCAATACCTTAAAACCCGATTAACTAACTATGGAAATAGTCTTTTCCAAAGAGAATTACTTTCTTTTTTCGTTTTGGCAACACTTTAATTTTTCACATAACATGtttatgattaaaaaatattttaatacatacGAAATAACTTTAATTTCGgaccacaaaaaaaaattttcttttaacattttaaaattccgtgtcaagtcaaattaaatcatttttttaaggGGATGGAATAGTTAAATTTCTCAAAGAAAAGAACATGACAAAGGCTTTGCAAAAGGGGAGGGTATACTATGCCTTAGCTGTGGAAGGGTTGGACACTAGGATTGCGTATCGGTCGTTTCGATTAGgttttgtattttattcatTCGATTTTTCGATTATCAATTATAGAATCATTAAGATATTAATATATCGATTATCGATTTATTTACAATTGATCGTTATCGGTTTAACTATTAATATTtaacacaaaatattttattaaaaattacttAGAAATAAATTGAcaaattaaatgaagaaattacTCCCTCAATACTATGATAGGGCAATTGAAGAAATACGAAGAGGTGTCAGGGCAGAAAGTCAACAAGGACAAAAGCATATTTATTACAGCATCTCATGCCTCTGATGGCACTCACAATAGAATCAAAAGAAGGACAGGCTTCAGGGAAGGTATTTTTCCTTTCACATATCTTGGTTGTCCCATTTATAATGGAAGGAAATAAATCACTTACTTTGATGATATGACTTCTAAGATTTTAAAAAAGAGTTGGTGGATGGAAAGGTAATCTCTTCTCTTATGGAGGGAAAGTTGTAATCATACAACGTGTACTTCTTTTTTAAACTATGCATTTATTGGCTGCTATGTCTCCATCTAAAACTGTTCTAAACCAAATTGATAAATACTTGTCCAATTTTTACTGAGGTCAAAGTGAAGGTAAACACAAGTACCATTGGAGTGCTTGGAATAATCTTTCTATCCTATGGATAAGGAGGGCATGGGATTTAatatattacatatttttagAACTCTCTCATCATTAGCATGCAGCGATTTAGAACTCACAAGAGCTTATGGTCTGAATATCTAAAAGCCAAGTATTTCGGCAGAGTTAATTGTATTACTAGGACTTGAAGTTCAGGCCTGTCTTAAAGCTGGAAAGAGATTCTCCAATGTATAAGTATTATTGAACGAAATATGCTGTGGAAAATCAACAATGGTTCTTCTATgttttggtgggacaactggaCAGGAAGTGGCCATTAGCTTTATTGTTGGAATCAGGTCTAAGATCAGGAAATACTTTGGTTAATGACTTCAGATTACCTTTAGATGACACCTTATTTAGATTTGGACAACATGTAGTATCTAGATGCAATTATTTTGTACCCCCTCATTTTGAGACTATATATCATGTTTTTACTAGGTGAAATAGCCAATAGAGTTTGGAACTATTATGCTAATAAACCGTCAGTGAACAATAAAAGTAACACAGACAGACAAATTTTATGGAATTGGTGGGCACATGATAGCAAGCACTACGAAAAAACTGCCGAAACAAGACTAAAAAAGCGACGGGCTGCATCGCTCcgccttttttttctttaaaaaatatctcGAAAATAACGAATTGCATCGtctaaattttttgaaaaaatatggcAACGGAAAATGTCGCTACGTTTTAAATCTTTTTAGAAATGCGATGTCAAGAGGGTCCTCACCCATCGCTTTTGTTCTTGTGTTCTTAAAAAAGCGACTGACTTAGGGTCCCTGTCTATTACTTTTTTGGAAATTCTCTTAAAAAAATCCACAAATGCGATGGACTAAAGGACACTGTCCATCGCTTTTCTACAATTTTTTTGACAACAGAAACACCTGCAagtaaaattcaattcaattctGTCCATTCCAACACAactaacaacaaaaaaaatacgcAAAATACATAATGACAAACATATATAATTAATGACTCAAAACGAATGAAGTCATAATTTACAACGATTTAAAGTCTTTCAAATTTaaccaaaaaaatcaaaatgttcataaactaacataagaaCCT
Protein-coding sequences here:
- the LOC129891246 gene encoding sodium transporter HKT1-like, whose product is MPTKPLSLSFFKSMSLRVKPFWLELGYFMILSFLGFLALNYVSKPRTLPLFRPQNLDVFFTSVSSITVSSMSTVEMEVFSNVQLVFMAILMFLGGEAFTSFLRLQLFKKENKDDSFSSKDYELGNVIINPLEDSRDHDEIIKMKSIRLLSYVVFAYIFVLLLLGSSLVFLYITIIPSAKQILIEKGLNVNTFSIFITVSTFANGGFVPTNENMIVFKKNPGLLLILIPQVLLGNTLFAPCLRLAILFLWKITKRHEFVYILKNSKRVGYSHIFPSFETIAIAITVVGLIVVQFVVFYSLEWNSEATAGLSSYEKIVGSLFEVVNTRHTGLSVFDLSTLTPAILVLFTIMMYVSPYTTFLPVDNYEEKSEKMKMRKGGSLMEYISFSQPSCLVIFTILICVVEKDKMKYDPLNFNVLNIVFEVISAYGNVGMSIGYSCARQIKPDGHCKDATYGFAGKWSNTGKFILIILMFFGKMKKYNQLI